The following is a genomic window from Synechococcus sp. JA-2-3B'a(2-13).
GGTGATGGTAGCAGTCTTGATGACAAAACCGTCAGGCAAAGGACGGTGCTGAATTATCCGAACAGCACCGATTTTGGGCAGATGGATAAACTGCCCGCAAATGCAGTCTTGTTTCATCTGGGGGAAACTGAAGGAGCGATACCGCCCAGCTCCCTTAAATCTGGGTTTCCCTGCCCGCTTGCCGTTACAGTCCCCCTTCAGCCAGCGGTCGAATGCTTTGTGCACTCGCTCTATGCAGTTTTGCAGGACTTGCGAATGGACTGCTCTGTACTCCGGAAACAGGGCTTTCGTGCTCACCAAGTCCCGTTTCTGGGAGTAGAAATCGGGCTTGTCTTTCAGCTGGGGCAAATGACAGACTAGGGGACAAGCATTGATGTCACAGCGATTGTGTTCCCACCACGCAAAGCGCTCTGCCAAGCGGTAGTTGTACTGCTTCCGTAACAAGTCTAGCCACTCGCTCATCAAAGCAATCTGGCTGGGCGTAGGTCGCAAACGGTACTGGTAAGCAGTTCTCATTGAGGCAAGGGTAATCTACTGGAATGAATCCTACCTTATTGCTTCATGCGGTGGGGTTACCGTCTCGGTTTTAGGCCAGTCCATTGAAAACCAAAGTGTCCCCGCCTTTCATCCCGACCCTCACCCTGGATAGTGGTGAGTGGATAGTGACTAGCCACTATATAGAGGGCGGGGCTTCCCAGCGGTGTAGCTAACGGGGTGCAGGGGCAATCAGTCCCGCGCCCTGCCCGCAGGGTGAGCACCGGGATACATGGATCCCCGCCATACCCCTGAGCAAAATCTGTAGTAAAACGTACCTGTGCTGGCGTACCCTACAAGCACCGGATTGATCCAGATGCCTCCCAGCAAGCCGCTCGCGTTAGCGGGACAGAGTCCTCGCTGTTGACGTGGCTGGAGATTGGCCGGCGCGTATACAACTACGCTTTGCCAGAAATCTAAGGAGTGGGTAGAATCTTGCTCTTGGCCACTGGACAGGGGTTCCTTGCTGCAGGAGTCCATCCTGCCTGCCGATGCACCCTTCCCTTCTGATTACCGTCAGCAGAACCCCTTGCCAGACAGCGTCTGCCGGGAACGGCCCAAGGGTTTCAAAGCCCTGCAAGGCCAGCTGAGAAGGCTGCAACCCAGGGGGGCGAGAAAACAGCAGGGGTCTTGCCACTGGAAGAGAGCACCACTGCAGGTTGCCAGGATGCAGCAGGGCATTGCCAATGGTTGCCAAAAGTTCCATTTCCAGAGGGCCCATTGGCGTTAGGACCGAGGGCAGACCCTCTTTATCTTTATCTTTATCTTTTCTTTGTGGAAGACCTCAAGGCCAAGGGCTGGGCAAGGGGGATGTTGCCCAAGGAGTGCGTCGAGTCGGTTGCAAGTGCTGAGGGACGGTTAGCAACAGCTGGGCTGTCGGGGGGCCTCAGTGCCCTGAATGCCGGTACCGGGTGCATCGGGACTCAGCCTTGGGAACTGTGCTGGGTGGATTAGAGGTTGTTTTGCGAGCTGGCAGTAGCCAGGGAGGCTGGGGAAGGAGAACCGCCTGTCCAGTTGTTTTGTCGGGGGTTGTAGACCCAGGCAAGTGGCGTGGGGCAGGAATGCCCAACTGCGAGGTAAGGACTCCGTCCCGCTGACAGGAAGAGTAGCCCGCGCTCTGTCCACAGGACGAGCGCCGGGAGGATGTCACTCCTCTGTCCAGAAACGCTCGGAAAGATATTTGTCAGCCCCGTCGCAAAAGATGGTCACCACCACTCCAGAGGAGAGCTGACGGGCCACCTCTAGGGCTGCCACCACATTGGCGCCGGCAGAGATGCCCACCAGCAGGCCTTCTTCCAACGCCAAGCGCTTGACCATTTTCTGGGCTGCTTCTGTGGAGATCTCAATGTGCTGGTCAGGCAGGGTGGGATCGTAAATCTCGGGTTTTAGAGCTGTGGCCATGTGCTTGAGCCCTTCCAGGCCATGGAAGGGAGAGTCGGGCTGCATGGCAATGATTTGGATATCCGGGCGATACTCTCGCAGGCGCCGCCCCACCCCCATACAGGTGCCGCTGGTGCCTAGCCCGGTAACAAAATGGGTGACCTGCCCCTGGGTTTGCTCCCAAATCTCCACCCCAGTGGTTTCGTAGTGGGCTTGCCAGTTGGCGGGGTTGCTGTACTGGTCAGGGTAGAAATAAAGCTCGGGGTTTTCCGCATAGAGGGCGCGGGCTTTCTCGATGGCCCCATCGGATCCCAGAGCGGGATCCGTCAGAACCAAGTCCACGCCATAGGCAGCCAGGATCTTCTTGCGCTCCGGGCTGGCGTTGGCGGGAAGAGCCAGCTTGACCTTGTAGCCCAAGGCGGCCCCGATCCAGGCATAGGCGATGCCGGTGTTACCGCTGGTGGCATCGAGGATGATCTTGCCGGGGGTAAGCTTGCCCTGGCGTTCGCCAGCGCGAATCATGTTGAGGGCCGGGCGATCCTTGACTGAACCCCCAGGGTTGTACCACTCTGCCTTGCCATATACCCGTACCGATTCCGGCAAATCGGCAGCAACCCGCCGCAGACGGATCAGCGGCGTCCCCCCCACCAGCTCAATAGGGCTATCCACAGCAGGGAGTAACGGGCGAGAAGAAAATGCAGTCGGATACAAGGGGGATCCCTCGCTAGACAGGCATCGGCTGGACAACCATTGCTCATCTTACCCCGGTCTTTCCGGCCTCTTGGGAGCTTTTTAGTTTCCCCCTCCTGCCCAAGTTCTGGCTAGGCTCCAAGTAGGCTCTAAGATGGGGGTAGAAAAGCGGGATTTTCCAACAGCAGGATGACGCGGAGGGGCATGGCAGAAATTGGGATTGTGACTGCCCAGCAGTTTGATCGGCGACGGGGCCAGATCCATGTCTACGACGGCGAGGGCAAAGGCAAGTCCCAGGCGGCCCTAGGGGTTGTGCTGCGTTCCATTGGCTTGGGGATCGAAAAGGCGGCCCCCAGCCGGGTGTTGCTGGTGCGGTTTCTCAAGGGGCCAGGCCGAACCTATGCTGAGGATGCGGCCATTGCGGCTCTGCAGCGAGGCTTCCCCCATCTCATCGATCAATTGCGCACCGGGCGGGGAGAGTTTTTCGGCCCAGATGAGATCACCAAGTTTGACCGTCAGGAGGCCCGCCGCGGTTGGGATGTGGCCAAAGGGGCTTTGGCGTCGGGGTTTTACTCGGTGGTGGTGCTGGATGAGCTCAACCCGGTGCTGGATCTGGGCCTGTTGCCTGTGGAGGAGGTGGTCAGTACCCTCAAGCAAAAGCCGGAGGCCATGGAGGTGATCATCACCGGGCGCGGCGCTCCCAAGGAAATTATCGACCTGGCGGATTTGCACTCGGAAATGCGCAGTGTCCGGCGGGCGACGGATCCCCAAAACGGCCAACCCCCTTGCAGCGGCATCGAGATCTACACCGGCAACGGCAAGGGAAAATCCACCAGCGCTCTGGGGCGGGCTCTGCAGGCGATTGGACGCGGCATCAGTAAGGATCTCTCCCATCGTGTACTGATCATGCAATGGCTGAAGGGGGGAACGGGCTACACCGAGGATGCAGCCATTCGGGCCCTGCGGGAAAGCTACCCCGATTTGGTGGATCACCAGCGTTGCGGTCGGGACGCCATTGTCTGGCGGGGCAAACAACAGGAAATCGACTATGTAGAAGCGGAGCGGGGCTGGGAGTTGGCACGGGCGGCCATCGCTTCTGGCCTGTACAAAACCATCATCTTGGATGAGTTGAACCCGACGGTGGATCTGGAGCTGCTGGACGTGGAGCCGATTGTCCAGGCTTTGCTGCGCAAGCCGCGGGACACGGAGATCATCATCACGGGGCGGTGCCATGCCCCCTTACCTTACTTTGAGCTGGCCTCTGTCCACTCGGAAATGGTGAGCCACAAGCACTATGCCGAGCAGGGGGCCGATCTGCGGCGCGGGGTGGACTATTGATGGGATCCTTCGCAGCGTTCTCAGCCAATTCTGCTCTCTCTTGGCCTCCAGACCCCAGGACTCTGGCCCAGTTGTTGCTCACCCTTTTCCAGACGGAAGTGTGGGTGGAGGGCAAGGAGCACGTTCCCGCCGGCCCGCTGGTGGTGGTGAGCAATCACCGCAGTTTTCTGGATGCGCCGGTGCTGATCGCGGGGTTGGACCGACCGATTCGCTTTGCCTGCCATTACTACCTGGCTCAGGTGCCGCTGCTGCGGGAAATCGCCCTGGCTTTGGACTGCATTCCCCTCAAGCAGGGATCCCGGCAGCAAATCCATTTTTTTCGCCAGGCGCAGGCCAGTTTGGCAGCGGGGGTGGGTGTGGGGATCTTCCCAGAAGGGGCGGAGCAGATCACCCGTGAGACCTCGCCTGGGGAGGTGGGGCGGTTTCAGCCGGGTTTTGCCCACCTGGCGCTGGCGGCAGCGGTGGATCCCTTGCCGATTCTGCCGGTGGCGGTGTGGGCGCAGGAAGAATGGCGGGGGATGGATATTCCCATGGCTTTTTTCCGCTGGTTTGACCCCACTGAACCCCGATTTCAACAGGAAGGGGGACATCCGGTGGTGTTGTATCGGCGGGTGGTGCTCAGGGTGGGATCCCCCCTTTGGGTGGGCAGGAAGCAGCGCCAGGGATCCCGACGCGAGCGAATGCAGGTCATTCAAGAGCTAACTGCAGCGGCCCGAGAACAGGTGCGATTGGGATTGGCAGAGAGATGAGAAAGTTGAGTGGCGAGCCGGTAGCATCTGCCTCTAGCTTGGTCAGCCCGGCAACGGGAGCGGTCGGTCAGGAGCGGCCCCTGCTGCTGTATTTGCCCGGTATGGATGGCACAGGTACGTTGTTTTACCGGCAGGCGCAGGCTCTGCAGCGGGAGTTTCGCATTCGCCCCCTGAGTTTGAACCACCCGGAAGCGGGGGATAGCTGGGAAACCCTGGCCGATTGGGTGGGATCCCAGCTAGAAGCGGGGGCGTATTTGTGTGGGGAATCTTTCGGGGCCTGCCTGGCCTTGTTGGTGGCTGCCCAATGGCCGGAACGGTGCCGTGGCCTCATTTTGGTCAATCCGGCCTCGTCGCTGCGACGCAGGCCCTGGTGGTGGGCAGGGCATGTTCTCCTGCCTTTTTTGCCGCCGGGGCTCTATCAGCAGTTGTCGGAGCGAGGGTTGGGGGCTTTGGCGGAGCTCAGCCAAATGGAGCCGCCGGATCGGGAGCGGCTGCGCCAGGCAGTTCACAGTGTTGAACCCACAGTGGCTGCCCAGCGCTTGGCTTTGCTGGGATCCTTTGTTGTGGAGAAGCTGCCTCTGGAGTTGATGACCCTGCCGACTTTGCTGGTGGCAGGGGGCCGGGATCGCCTGTTGCCCTCGGTGCAGGAGGTGGGCTGGCTGGCGGAACGGCTGCCCCAGGCGCAGGTAGAAATCTCGCCCCAGAGCGGCCACGCTTGCCTGCTGGAGCGGCGGATGAACCTGCGGCGTTACCTGCTCAAGCCGGATGGCCTTTTTGCCCCTCTGCTGCTCAATTCTGCTTCGGCCCATTGAGCATGGACAGGGATCCCCACAGATCTTCTATCCGCTCTGGGCAGGAGCTATCCTTCCCCTCTCGATCCAGCCAAAGGGCTCGCAAGCCTGCTGCTTTTGCCCCCTGATAATCGTCGCGGCGGCTGTCGCCAATGTGGCCGGCGGCTGCGGGGGGGATCCCGTGGGCTGCCAGGGCAGCTTGGAAGATGCGGGGATCGGGCTTGGCATAGCCCACTTGGGTGGAGAGGGTGAGGGTGGAAAAGTAGGGATCCAACTGCAACTGCTGCAGCACCCTGGGCAAGCGGCTGTCGAAGTTGGAGATCACCCCCAACCGGATCCCTTCCTGCTGCAGGGCCCGCAAAGCCGGCAGCGTCTCGGGATACAGCTCCCAGGGATCCGCCCCGGCAAAGTGCTCAAACAATTGGGCGAAAAAGTCTTCAAACCGGTGCTCTCCGAAGGC
Proteins encoded in this region:
- a CDS encoding RNA-guided endonuclease InsQ/TnpB family protein — its product is MRTAYQYRLRPTPSQIALMSEWLDLLRKQYNYRLAERFAWWEHNRCDINACPLVCHLPQLKDKPDFYSQKRDLVSTKALFPEYRAVHSQVLQNCIERVHKAFDRWLKGDCNGKRAGKPRFKGAGRYRSFSFPQMKQDCICGQFIHLPKIGAVRIIQHRPLPDGFVIKTATITRKADGWYVTLSLQDSSVPVFTPDPPTLENTMGIDVGLDSFLVTDAGESVPVPQYYRRAQKRLKRLQRAVSRKKKGSNRLWLVTSG
- a CDS encoding PLP-dependent cysteine synthase family protein, whose amino-acid sequence is MYPTAFSSRPLLPAVDSPIELVGGTPLIRLRRVAADLPESVRVYGKAEWYNPGGSVKDRPALNMIRAGERQGKLTPGKIILDATSGNTGIAYAWIGAALGYKVKLALPANASPERKKILAAYGVDLVLTDPALGSDGAIEKARALYAENPELYFYPDQYSNPANWQAHYETTGVEIWEQTQGQVTHFVTGLGTSGTCMGVGRRLREYRPDIQIIAMQPDSPFHGLEGLKHMATALKPEIYDPTLPDQHIEISTEAAQKMVKRLALEEGLLVGISAGANVVAALEVARQLSSGVVVTIFCDGADKYLSERFWTEE
- a CDS encoding cob(I)yrinic acid a,c-diamide adenosyltransferase produces the protein MTRRGMAEIGIVTAQQFDRRRGQIHVYDGEGKGKSQAALGVVLRSIGLGIEKAAPSRVLLVRFLKGPGRTYAEDAAIAALQRGFPHLIDQLRTGRGEFFGPDEITKFDRQEARRGWDVAKGALASGFYSVVVLDELNPVLDLGLLPVEEVVSTLKQKPEAMEVIITGRGAPKEIIDLADLHSEMRSVRRATDPQNGQPPCSGIEIYTGNGKGKSTSALGRALQAIGRGISKDLSHRVLIMQWLKGGTGYTEDAAIRALRESYPDLVDHQRCGRDAIVWRGKQQEIDYVEAERGWELARAAIASGLYKTIILDELNPTVDLELLDVEPIVQALLRKPRDTEIIITGRCHAPLPYFELASVHSEMVSHKHYAEQGADLRRGVDY
- a CDS encoding lysophospholipid acyltransferase family protein, which gives rise to MGSFAAFSANSALSWPPDPRTLAQLLLTLFQTEVWVEGKEHVPAGPLVVVSNHRSFLDAPVLIAGLDRPIRFACHYYLAQVPLLREIALALDCIPLKQGSRQQIHFFRQAQASLAAGVGVGIFPEGAEQITRETSPGEVGRFQPGFAHLALAAAVDPLPILPVAVWAQEEWRGMDIPMAFFRWFDPTEPRFQQEGGHPVVLYRRVVLRVGSPLWVGRKQRQGSRRERMQVIQELTAAAREQVRLGLAER
- a CDS encoding alpha/beta fold hydrolase → MRKLSGEPVASASSLVSPATGAVGQERPLLLYLPGMDGTGTLFYRQAQALQREFRIRPLSLNHPEAGDSWETLADWVGSQLEAGAYLCGESFGACLALLVAAQWPERCRGLILVNPASSLRRRPWWWAGHVLLPFLPPGLYQQLSERGLGALAELSQMEPPDRERLRQAVHSVEPTVAAQRLALLGSFVVEKLPLELMTLPTLLVAGGRDRLLPSVQEVGWLAERLPQAQVEISPQSGHACLLERRMNLRRYLLKPDGLFAPLLLNSASAH
- a CDS encoding HAD-IA family hydrolase: MKLRVLFFDAVGTLFRVRGSVGQVYSQVAAEYGVRVDPQALDRAFGQVFAQAPAPACPGLTGSPLREWERTWWRQVVRETFARVGSLAAFGEHRFEDFFAQLFEHFAGADPWELYPETLPALRALQQEGIRLGVISNFDSRLPRVLQQLQLDPYFSTLTLSTQVGYAKPDPRIFQAALAAHGIPPAAAGHIGDSRRDDYQGAKAAGLRALWLDREGKDSSCPERIEDLWGSLSMLNGPKQN